A genome region from Nitrospirota bacterium includes the following:
- a CDS encoding DegQ family serine endoprotease, translating into MRKSIILKVIIAGILLVAIGIFAGYRLGGNGQDRGFTEVIGFPQSFADVAAAVSPAVVNISTTTTVRVPGNPFRHFFGPEEESPFGDFFRRYYGDIPDREMKQQSLGSGFVIDKAGFIVTNNHVVEGADEIKVRFADGKEYTARVVGRDQKTDLALIKISSLFKDIPTLSFGDPERMRVGDWVLAVGNPFGLEHTVTQGIISATGRIIGAGQYDNFIQTSAPINPGNSGGPLVNLKGEVIGINTAIVATGQGIGFAIPSSMAKTVISDLKEKGKVTRGWIGVAIQNLTPELAQSFGAPDTRGALVSDTVEGGPAAAAGLQQGDIITGFNGKEIRTVNDLSRAVAETPVRKAVPVRVVRKGQTMTFTVTIEELKEERMASRPRASRDDLGVAVANITPRLAERLKITDKTGVVVIEVLPGSQADEAGIQPGDLIKEVNRTPVRNVNEYQAAMEKLKKGTPVVLLLKRGGQTFYVSIK; encoded by the coding sequence ATGAGGAAGAGTATTATTCTGAAGGTCATCATCGCCGGTATACTTCTTGTTGCGATCGGCATCTTTGCCGGCTACCGGCTGGGCGGCAACGGGCAGGACAGGGGGTTCACCGAGGTGATCGGGTTTCCCCAGTCCTTTGCCGATGTCGCCGCAGCGGTGAGCCCCGCGGTCGTGAATATCAGCACTACGACAACGGTCCGGGTCCCGGGCAATCCTTTCAGGCATTTCTTCGGCCCCGAAGAGGAGTCCCCCTTCGGCGATTTCTTCCGGAGGTATTACGGCGATATCCCCGACAGGGAGATGAAGCAGCAGAGCCTCGGCTCCGGCTTCGTGATCGACAAGGCGGGCTTCATCGTTACCAATAACCATGTGGTGGAGGGCGCCGACGAGATCAAAGTGAGGTTTGCCGACGGCAAGGAGTACACGGCGAGGGTCGTCGGCAGGGACCAGAAGACCGACCTTGCGCTCATAAAGATTTCGTCGCTGTTCAAGGATATCCCGACGCTCTCGTTCGGCGACCCCGAGAGGATGCGCGTCGGTGACTGGGTGCTTGCGGTCGGCAACCCCTTCGGCCTGGAGCATACGGTGACCCAGGGGATCATAAGCGCCACCGGCAGGATTATCGGCGCAGGCCAGTACGATAACTTCATCCAGACCAGCGCGCCGATCAACCCCGGCAACAGCGGCGGACCTCTCGTCAATCTGAAAGGGGAGGTCATCGGTATCAATACGGCTATCGTCGCGACGGGGCAGGGCATCGGGTTCGCGATCCCGAGCAGTATGGCCAAGACGGTCATCTCCGACCTCAAGGAGAAGGGAAAGGTGACCCGCGGCTGGATCGGGGTCGCCATCCAGAACCTCACGCCCGAACTGGCCCAATCCTTCGGCGCACCGGATACGAGGGGAGCGCTCGTGAGCGACACGGTGGAGGGCGGGCCCGCGGCTGCGGCAGGGCTGCAGCAGGGCGATATCATCACCGGCTTTAACGGCAAGGAGATCAGGACTGTGAACGATCTTTCGCGCGCCGTAGCCGAGACCCCGGTCAGGAAGGCGGTTCCGGTAAGAGTAGTGCGCAAAGGACAGACCATGACCTTCACGGTAACGATCGAGGAGCTGAAGGAAGAGCGGATGGCGTCACGGCCGCGGGCATCGAGAGATGACCTCGGCGTTGCGGTTGCCAACATTACTCCCCGCCTTGCCGAACGGTTGAAAATCACTGATAAAACAGGTGTTGTGGTCATCGAGGTGCTCCCGGGCAGCCAGGCCGATGAGGCCGGCATACAGCCGGGAGACCTCATAAAAGAGGTGAACCGCACCCCCGTGCGCAATGTAAACGAGTACCAGGCTGCCATGGAAAAGCTCAAAAAAGGCACCCCGGTCGTGCTGCTCCTCAAGAGGGGAGGGCAGACCTTTTACGTTTCGATTAAATAA
- a CDS encoding Crp/Fnr family transcriptional regulator has translation MGTAAVKSRRVRFNAIIRNIPFFACLSDEEIGDLKHILVEKHFSKNRIVLLEEDTQNYMYIILSGRVKVVHLSEDGKEHILAVHKTGDFFGEMALLDGKTAPATVMTMEDTSVVILSKKDFEESLLKNEKVLRQLIAVLCSRLREAWMMLRVLSLPHAEDRVKTVLRMVSQQYGVNDQRGRLITLKLTHQDIADYSSISRETVTRLMSKFVKDGSIEVVENKGIVLKASF, from the coding sequence GTGGGAACGGCGGCGGTCAAAAGCAGAAGAGTCAGGTTCAACGCGATCATCAGGAATATTCCTTTCTTCGCCTGCCTGTCCGATGAGGAGATCGGTGACCTGAAGCATATCCTTGTCGAGAAGCACTTCTCGAAGAACAGGATCGTGCTCCTCGAAGAGGATACGCAGAACTACATGTACATCATACTGTCGGGCAGGGTGAAGGTCGTCCACCTGAGCGAAGACGGCAAAGAGCATATCCTCGCGGTGCACAAGACAGGAGACTTCTTCGGCGAAATGGCGCTCCTCGACGGCAAGACCGCGCCGGCAACGGTGATGACCATGGAGGATACCTCGGTCGTCATCCTTTCGAAAAAGGACTTCGAGGAGTCCCTTTTGAAAAACGAGAAGGTCCTCAGGCAGCTCATCGCCGTACTCTGTTCCCGCCTGAGAGAGGCGTGGATGATGCTCAGGGTCCTGAGCCTTCCCCATGCGGAGGACCGGGTCAAGACCGTCCTGAGGATGGTGAGCCAGCAGTACGGGGTCAATGACCAGCGGGGCAGGCTGATTACGCTGAAGCTCACCCACCAGGACATCGCCGACTACTCCTCGATATCGCGGGAGACCGTAACCCGCCTCATGAGCAAGTTCGTTAAGGATGGGAGTATTGAGGTTGTTGAAAATAAGGGAATTGTCCTGAAAGCTTCGTTCTAG
- a CDS encoding type II toxin-antitoxin system RelE/ParE family toxin has protein sequence MIKSFAHKGLERFYRTGSTFGIQAIHAKQLRLILTILDAASSIEGINVPSLRLHRLKGERKDTWAVTVQANWRVTFRFENGNVEVVNYEDYH, from the coding sequence ATGATTAAGTCGTTTGCGCACAAGGGGCTTGAGAGGTTTTACCGTACCGGGAGCACCTTCGGCATTCAGGCCATCCACGCTAAGCAGCTCAGGCTTATTCTCACGATCCTTGACGCGGCGAGCTCGATCGAAGGCATAAACGTCCCCTCCCTGCGGTTGCACAGACTTAAAGGCGAGAGGAAAGATACCTGGGCGGTAACGGTACAGGCCAACTGGCGAGTTACCTTCCGGTTTGAAAACGGCAATGTAGAGGTCGTGAACTACGAGGACTACCACTAA
- a CDS encoding HigA family addiction module antitoxin: MAMHNPAHPGEVLKGLWLEPMGMSVTEAAEHLGVARKTVSKIVNGRGAITPEMALRLEIVFGSTAETWMNMQTAYDLWQMSEMRKALRRTLHRTVKAAATN; this comes from the coding sequence ATGGCTATGCATAATCCGGCCCATCCGGGAGAGGTTTTAAAAGGGCTCTGGCTTGAGCCTATGGGGATGTCGGTCACAGAGGCCGCTGAGCATCTCGGGGTCGCCCGGAAAACGGTCTCCAAGATCGTCAACGGACGCGGCGCCATTACGCCTGAAATGGCGCTGAGGCTTGAGATCGTCTTCGGCTCGACTGCCGAAACCTGGATGAATATGCAGACGGCGTATGATCTATGGCAGATGTCGGAGATGCGCAAGGCGTTGCGCCGGACGCTCCACCGTACGGTGAAAGCAGCTGCGACAAACTGA
- a CDS encoding VWA domain-containing protein produces the protein MKRAFPLFVMLILCGLLSLAAAPANAAEERKSPSTPEAIPKTDAAPKPAVPPEAKPSAAAETADEGFDIVLLLDSSGSMRKTDPKNYRTAAARLFISLLGKNDRISIVSFGDSAHRLLPLTQNTPAHRDRLFATLGKVSSKEPTTHIHEGVKQGLAEFGAPSRRDRVMLLMSDGKLTLGSGEKEAAAQQELSALLKEAAKGNIRLYSIAFTEQSDMKLLEDMAKATGGFSKLASSDKDIHVIFSSIFEKMKSPDTVPIEGDAFTIDRDIEEAIVVITKKEGTATTLIDPAGRKNTPARFAQNIQWYESKLFDMITVKAPAAGRWKVSLSAKEGNKVFVITDLRLKSSFDRNYVSKGDRLKVSAWLEKEGAVLAEPGFLEQVSFFVEVAAPPGADDPAGTAKDEGKGARLALRKTEPGPDQEGGGRADAGVYSGEFLIDRAGEYTLKITAEGKTFKREKVFQFKAGEPAAPQAAAPAAAPAEGKKGKAGGDAWTPVLVKFGIINFILLLVVVAFYFGGKAKGAKKAKQKKGKK, from the coding sequence ATGAAAAGGGCATTCCCGCTGTTTGTAATGCTCATCCTCTGTGGTCTCCTTTCGTTGGCGGCTGCCCCCGCCAACGCCGCTGAAGAACGGAAATCACCGAGCACCCCGGAAGCAATACCCAAGACAGACGCCGCCCCGAAGCCGGCTGTTCCGCCTGAGGCGAAGCCCTCTGCAGCCGCCGAAACAGCAGACGAAGGCTTCGATATCGTGCTCCTCCTCGACAGCTCCGGAAGCATGAGAAAGACCGATCCCAAAAACTACCGCACCGCTGCTGCGCGGCTCTTCATATCGCTGCTCGGCAAGAACGACCGTATCAGCATCGTCAGCTTCGGCGACTCCGCGCACCGTCTCCTGCCGCTTACCCAGAATACGCCGGCGCATCGTGACCGCCTCTTCGCCACGCTCGGGAAGGTCTCGTCGAAGGAGCCTACCACCCATATCCACGAAGGGGTCAAACAGGGGCTCGCCGAGTTCGGCGCCCCGTCGAGAAGGGACCGGGTGATGCTGCTCATGTCGGACGGCAAGCTGACCCTGGGATCGGGCGAGAAAGAGGCTGCCGCGCAGCAGGAGCTCTCGGCGCTCTTGAAAGAAGCGGCCAAAGGGAACATACGGCTTTACTCGATAGCCTTTACCGAGCAGTCCGATATGAAGCTCCTCGAGGATATGGCGAAGGCGACCGGGGGCTTTTCGAAGCTCGCGTCGAGCGATAAGGACATCCATGTCATCTTCTCGTCGATCTTCGAGAAGATGAAGTCGCCCGACACTGTCCCTATCGAAGGCGATGCCTTCACGATCGACAGGGATATCGAAGAGGCGATCGTCGTCATTACGAAAAAAGAGGGGACCGCTACCACGCTGATCGACCCCGCAGGCAGGAAGAATACGCCCGCACGCTTTGCCCAGAATATCCAGTGGTACGAGTCGAAGCTCTTCGATATGATTACGGTAAAAGCGCCCGCAGCAGGACGGTGGAAGGTCAGTCTGAGCGCCAAAGAGGGGAACAAGGTGTTCGTTATCACCGACCTCAGGCTCAAGAGCTCGTTCGACCGTAATTATGTCAGCAAGGGCGACCGCTTGAAGGTTTCGGCGTGGCTCGAGAAAGAGGGCGCCGTACTGGCCGAACCGGGTTTTCTCGAACAGGTCTCGTTTTTCGTCGAAGTTGCCGCTCCTCCCGGAGCCGATGACCCTGCCGGTACTGCAAAGGATGAGGGGAAGGGCGCGCGCCTCGCCCTCCGGAAGACGGAGCCGGGTCCCGACCAGGAAGGCGGAGGCCGAGCCGATGCCGGTGTATATTCCGGCGAGTTCCTGATCGACAGGGCCGGTGAGTATACCCTGAAAATAACGGCTGAGGGGAAGACCTTTAAACGGGAGAAGGTGTTTCAGTTCAAGGCGGGCGAACCGGCTGCCCCGCAGGCCGCGGCGCCCGCGGCCGCACCGGCAGAGGGAAAGAAGGGTAAGGCAGGGGGGGATGCCTGGACCCCCGTTCTGGTGAAGTTCGGCATTATCAACTTTATTCTGCTCCTCGTGGTGGTCGCCTTCTATTTCGGAGGGAAGGCGAAGGGCGCCAAAAAAGCGAAACAGAAAAAAGGAAAGAAATAA
- a CDS encoding DnaJ family domain-containing protein, with protein MDVIAKIAEEKIREAMENGAFDNLAGAGKPLTFADEAWIPEDLRLAYRILKNAGCLPPEIEMNREILSLKDLIETLDDDKEKLKRLRELNFKIMKLNLLRKRPLNLEDFPSYEQKLFDKESG; from the coding sequence ATGGATGTGATCGCAAAAATCGCTGAAGAAAAAATCCGGGAGGCGATGGAGAACGGCGCTTTCGACAATCTTGCAGGGGCGGGGAAACCGCTCACGTTTGCGGATGAGGCGTGGATACCGGAGGACCTCAGGCTCGCCTACCGGATCCTCAAGAACGCGGGCTGCCTGCCCCCCGAGATCGAAATGAACAGGGAGATACTCAGCCTCAAGGACCTGATCGAGACACTCGACGACGACAAGGAAAAGCTGAAGCGCCTGAGGGAGCTCAACTTCAAGATTATGAAGCTCAACCTGCTCAGGAAGCGGCCCCTCAATCTCGAGGATTTCCCTTCCTACGAGCAGAAGCTTTTCGACAAAGAGAGCGGCTAA
- a CDS encoding FAD-dependent oxidoreductase — MKHIIIGNGIAGTTAALSIRKFDPAAELLILSEEPVPFYSRIRLIDYLAGEVTEDGLILYKDAWYERNAITLLLNTRVAGIAPGRKEISLVNGRKIGYDRLLVAAGSTPFVPPPASPLKKGVFTLKTLDDALIIKDFSQHTDTAIILGGGVLGIEAGNALRKAGKKVSIVEFFPRLLPKQLDAEGAEVLQKRLETIGFRFFLNAKAREVKGGPAVEGLALEDGRVVRGGMIIVSTGIRCNTALLQGTGALLGKGVVVNDRMETTLPDVYAAGDLAEHRGIVYGLWPAAEQQGEAAGINMAGGNAVYTGTLPSNILKVAGVEFLSAGNIDPENTMESLTGRDDARGIYRKLVIDNGCVVGCILCGDKEGRKEVLAAVREKREIGAVRDILDRLQLTRRSVHSGSGD, encoded by the coding sequence ATGAAACACATCATCATCGGCAATGGTATCGCCGGCACCACTGCCGCTCTTTCCATACGCAAATTCGACCCTGCCGCGGAGCTCCTGATCCTTTCCGAAGAGCCCGTTCCCTTTTACAGCAGGATACGCCTGATCGACTACCTCGCCGGAGAGGTCACCGAGGACGGTCTCATACTCTATAAAGATGCCTGGTACGAACGGAACGCCATCACCCTCCTCCTCAACACACGGGTCGCCGGGATAGCGCCGGGCAGAAAGGAGATATCTCTCGTGAACGGCCGGAAGATCGGGTACGACCGCCTGCTGGTCGCAGCAGGAAGCACCCCTTTTGTCCCTCCCCCGGCCAGTCCCCTGAAAAAGGGGGTCTTCACCCTCAAAACCCTCGATGACGCCCTGATAATCAAGGATTTCTCGCAGCATACCGATACCGCTATCATTCTCGGCGGCGGCGTGTTGGGCATCGAAGCAGGCAACGCGCTCAGGAAGGCGGGGAAAAAGGTTTCGATCGTCGAATTTTTCCCCCGGCTGCTGCCGAAGCAGCTCGATGCCGAAGGCGCGGAAGTGCTCCAGAAAAGACTCGAAACCATAGGATTTCGCTTCTTCCTTAATGCGAAAGCCAGAGAGGTGAAAGGCGGCCCTGCAGTCGAGGGGCTGGCGCTCGAGGATGGACGGGTGGTGAGGGGAGGCATGATCATCGTCTCCACGGGCATCCGCTGCAACACCGCGCTGCTCCAGGGGACCGGTGCGCTCCTCGGCAAGGGAGTGGTGGTCAACGACCGCATGGAAACGACGCTGCCCGATGTCTATGCCGCCGGCGACCTCGCAGAACACCGGGGCATCGTCTATGGCTTATGGCCCGCCGCGGAACAACAGGGAGAGGCAGCGGGCATCAACATGGCGGGAGGGAATGCGGTCTATACCGGCACCCTTCCGTCCAATATCCTCAAGGTCGCCGGCGTTGAGTTCCTGTCGGCAGGGAATATCGATCCGGAGAACACGATGGAGTCCCTGACGGGCAGAGACGATGCGAGGGGAATCTACCGGAAGCTGGTGATCGATAACGGCTGCGTCGTCGGCTGCATCCTCTGCGGCGATAAGGAAGGGAGAAAGGAAGTCCTCGCTGCAGTCCGCGAGAAGAGAGAGATCGGTGCAGTACGGGACATCCTTGACCGGTTGCAGCTCACCCGCCGAAGCGTGCATTCCGGCAGCGGGGATTGA
- the trxA gene encoding thioredoxin, with product MAEGVVELTSAAWDQDVLKASGVVMVDFWAVWCGPCRMIAPTIEELAKEYAGKIKVGKLNTDENPDVASKYKIMGIPTVMFFKDGQKVDQIVGAVPKPQLKAKIDALLAG from the coding sequence ATGGCGGAAGGGGTTGTGGAGCTTACCAGTGCTGCGTGGGACCAGGATGTATTGAAGGCGAGCGGCGTGGTGATGGTGGATTTCTGGGCAGTGTGGTGCGGTCCGTGCAGGATGATCGCCCCGACTATAGAAGAGCTGGCTAAAGAGTATGCCGGGAAGATCAAGGTAGGCAAGCTGAACACCGACGAGAATCCCGATGTCGCGAGCAAGTACAAGATCATGGGAATCCCGACGGTCATGTTCTTCAAGGACGGCCAGAAGGTTGACCAGATTGTGGGAGCGGTACCGAAACCGCAGTTGAAGGCCAAGATTGACGCACTCCTCGCCGGTTAG
- a CDS encoding TlpA disulfide reductase family protein, protein MVVLLGALSLISCGQSEKGAAGAAHPFTLPDIHNNKVALNDYRGKVVLIEFFATWCPPCQMSAPDIQYAYAKYRDKGFVVLAVSMDEGPDAVPAAHSFAKEFGLSFPILMDDGTVSSRYAISSIPTSVVIDREGKMRHKHIGAPPDLTERLSKEIEALL, encoded by the coding sequence ATGGTAGTGCTGCTGGGCGCTCTTTCGCTTATCTCCTGCGGGCAGAGTGAAAAGGGTGCGGCGGGTGCGGCTCATCCCTTTACTCTCCCGGATATCCATAACAACAAGGTGGCATTGAACGACTACCGGGGTAAGGTGGTGCTGATAGAGTTTTTTGCGACCTGGTGCCCTCCCTGCCAGATGTCGGCGCCGGACATCCAGTACGCATATGCGAAGTACCGGGACAAAGGATTCGTCGTCCTTGCCGTCTCGATGGATGAGGGACCCGATGCGGTTCCCGCCGCACACTCCTTTGCGAAGGAGTTCGGCCTCTCCTTTCCGATCCTGATGGACGACGGCACGGTGAGCAGCCGTTATGCGATATCCAGCATCCCGACCTCCGTGGTTATCGACAGAGAGGGAAAGATGAGGCATAAGCATATCGGGGCGCCTCCCGACCTGACCGAACGGCTGTCAAAAGAGATAGAGGCGCTTTTGTAG
- the ffh gene encoding signal recognition particle protein gives MMFESLSDKLEGIFKKLKGRGLLKEEDVDVALKEIRLALLEADVNFKVVKDFVQHIRERAVGKEVLESLSPGQQVVKIVHDELCALLGTTNTRIQLAPNPPTVLMMIGLQGSGKTTTSAKLARIFKKEGRRPMLVAADLQRPAAIDQLVTLGKQLDIPVFHSKEMKDPVALSEEAVKRSKLDGRDIVIIDTAGRLHINEELMDQLRQIKARVAPKEVLLVADAMTGQDAVTMAKSFNEQIGIDGIILTKMDGDARGGAALSIRHITEKPIKFIGVGEKIDMLEPFHPDRIASRILGMGDVLTLIEQAQQSFDQKEAEKLQKKILEESFTFEDLRDQLKKIRSMGPLENLLGMIPGMNKAMKDVKVDEKEFVRIEAIINSMTPAERRNHNIINGSRKKRIALGSGTTTAEVNRLIKQYLDMKKMMKMFKGKKGFRLPKVLPF, from the coding sequence ATTATGTTTGAGTCACTGAGCGATAAACTCGAGGGCATCTTCAAAAAGCTGAAGGGCAGGGGCCTGCTCAAGGAGGAAGATGTCGATGTCGCCCTGAAGGAAATACGCCTGGCGCTCCTCGAAGCCGATGTCAACTTCAAGGTCGTCAAGGACTTTGTGCAGCATATACGTGAGCGGGCCGTAGGGAAAGAGGTGCTCGAGAGCCTTTCGCCGGGCCAGCAGGTGGTCAAGATCGTACACGACGAGCTCTGCGCGCTCCTGGGGACCACGAACACCCGCATACAGCTCGCGCCGAACCCCCCGACCGTTCTCATGATGATCGGTCTGCAGGGATCCGGCAAGACGACGACGTCGGCGAAGCTTGCGCGCATCTTCAAGAAAGAGGGGCGGAGGCCGATGCTCGTGGCCGCCGACCTCCAGCGACCTGCGGCGATCGACCAGCTGGTGACGCTCGGCAAGCAGCTCGACATCCCGGTCTTCCATTCGAAGGAGATGAAGGACCCCGTCGCCCTCAGCGAGGAGGCGGTGAAGCGCTCGAAGCTCGACGGCAGGGATATCGTCATTATCGATACCGCGGGCCGTCTGCATATCAACGAGGAGCTGATGGATCAGCTGCGGCAGATCAAGGCGAGGGTCGCTCCGAAAGAGGTGCTCCTCGTTGCCGACGCCATGACCGGCCAGGATGCCGTGACCATGGCGAAGAGCTTCAACGAGCAGATCGGCATCGACGGCATCATCCTCACCAAGATGGACGGCGACGCGCGCGGCGGCGCCGCGCTCTCGATCCGGCATATTACCGAAAAGCCGATCAAGTTCATCGGCGTCGGCGAAAAGATCGACATGCTCGAGCCCTTCCATCCCGACCGTATCGCCAGCAGGATACTCGGCATGGGAGATGTCCTGACCCTCATCGAGCAGGCCCAGCAGTCCTTCGACCAGAAAGAGGCAGAAAAGCTCCAGAAGAAGATACTGGAAGAGAGCTTCACCTTCGAAGACCTCCGGGACCAGCTGAAGAAGATACGGAGCATGGGGCCGCTCGAGAACCTGCTCGGCATGATACCGGGCATGAACAAGGCGATGAAGGACGTGAAGGTGGACGAGAAGGAGTTCGTGAGAATCGAAGCGATCATCAACTCGATGACCCCCGCAGAGCGAAGGAACCACAACATCATAAACGGCAGCAGGAAGAAGCGCATCGCCCTGGGCAGCGGCACGACGACGGCAGAGGTGAACAGGCTCATCAAGCAGTATCTCGATATGAAGAAAATGATGAAGATGTTCAAAGGGAAGAAGGGGTTCCGCCTCCCGAAGGTGCTGCCGTTCTGA
- the rpsP gene encoding 30S ribosomal protein S16, which translates to MVKIRLTRLGAHKKPFYRVIVADSRARRDGPFVEIIGTYDPKKEPSEIKVDLDRAKHWIERGAQPTGTVKRLLQKAGL; encoded by the coding sequence GTGGTTAAGATCAGATTGACGCGGCTGGGCGCTCACAAGAAACCTTTTTATAGAGTTATCGTGGCTGACTCGAGGGCGCGGAGGGACGGCCCCTTTGTCGAGATCATAGGCACCTATGACCCGAAGAAAGAACCCTCTGAGATAAAGGTCGACCTGGACCGGGCGAAACACTGGATCGAGCGCGGCGCGCAACCTACCGGCACGGTGAAGAGACTCTTGCAGAAGGCGGGATTGTAA
- a CDS encoding KH domain-containing protein, with product MRELIEAMAKSLVDRPEEVKVSEIDGEKTTVFELRVAQSDLGKVIGKQGKTARAMRTILGAAGTKIGKRCVLEILE from the coding sequence ATGAGGGAATTGATCGAGGCCATGGCAAAATCGCTGGTTGACAGACCTGAAGAGGTGAAGGTGAGCGAGATCGACGGGGAGAAGACCACGGTGTTCGAGCTCAGGGTGGCGCAGAGCGATCTCGGCAAAGTCATCGGAAAGCAGGGAAAGACCGCCCGTGCGATGAGGACGATCCTGGGGGCTGCGGGAACGAAAATCGGCAAGCGCTGCGTGCTCGAGATTTTAGAGTAA
- the trmD gene encoding tRNA (guanosine(37)-N1)-methyltransferase TrmD, producing MGIGFDIITIFPEIIHAYLGESILKRAARRGLIDVRVYNPRDFTTDKHRTVDDYPYGGGSGMVMKIEPLYNAIQAIRSDGMERLTVMLSPQGRLFTQDEAERLAREPRRILFLCGRYEGVDERVRESLADDELSIGDYVLTGGELPALVIIDSIARLLPGVLGDEASAQEESFTWGILDYPHYTRPPEFGNMRVPEVLLSGNHKEIARYRRKEALRRTLLRRPDLLGKAHLTDEDHVLLKELSSEEIKKQ from the coding sequence ATGGGCATCGGCTTCGATATCATCACCATATTCCCGGAGATTATTCACGCGTACCTGGGCGAGAGTATTCTCAAGCGGGCGGCCCGGAGGGGCCTTATCGACGTCAGGGTGTACAATCCCCGGGATTTCACGACCGATAAGCACCGCACCGTCGACGACTACCCGTACGGGGGAGGGTCGGGCATGGTCATGAAGATAGAGCCCCTCTACAACGCGATACAGGCGATCAGGAGCGACGGTATGGAGCGGCTGACCGTCATGCTGAGCCCCCAGGGGAGGTTATTCACCCAGGACGAAGCGGAGCGCCTGGCCCGGGAGCCCAGAAGGATACTGTTCCTCTGCGGCCGGTACGAGGGGGTCGACGAGCGGGTGCGGGAGTCGCTCGCGGACGATGAGCTCTCGATCGGCGACTATGTTTTGACTGGTGGAGAGCTGCCCGCTTTGGTTATAATAGACAGCATTGCCCGCCTCCTGCCGGGTGTGCTGGGGGACGAGGCATCGGCGCAGGAAGAGTCCTTTACCTGGGGTATCCTCGATTATCCCCATTACACGAGGCCGCCGGAATTCGGGAACATGCGGGTCCCCGAGGTGCTGCTCTCCGGCAACCATAAGGAGATCGCCCGGTACCGGCGAAAAGAGGCGCTGCGGAGGACGCTGCTCAGGCGTCCGGACCTCCTCGGCAAGGCGCATCTCACGGACGAAGATCATGTGCTGTTGAAAGAGCTTAGCTCGGAAGAAATAAAGAAGCAGTAG
- the rplS gene encoding 50S ribosomal protein L19 has translation MNLIHTIEEGYKRTVPDFNIGDTLRIYVKVVEGDKERLQPYEGVVIARKGSGIKETFMVRKISFGVGVERIFPVHSPSIDKIELLKRGDVRKAKLYYIRSKKGKEAKIKEKGREQR, from the coding sequence ATGAATCTGATACATACCATTGAAGAAGGCTACAAGAGAACGGTTCCTGATTTCAATATCGGCGATACGCTGAGAATCTACGTAAAGGTCGTCGAGGGAGACAAAGAGAGGCTCCAGCCCTACGAGGGGGTCGTCATCGCCCGGAAAGGGAGCGGCATCAAAGAGACCTTCATGGTGCGGAAGATCTCCTTCGGCGTCGGCGTCGAGCGTATCTTCCCCGTCCATTCCCCGTCGATCGACAAGATCGAGCTGTTGAAGAGGGGCGACGTGAGAAAGGCGAAGCTGTATTACATCAGGAGCAAGAAGGGGAAAGAGGCGAAGATCAAGGAAAAGGGCCGGGAGCAGCGATAG
- a CDS encoding ribonuclease HII encodes MPMDPFVYDETVRESGGFEVIAGIDEAGRGPLAGPVVAAAVVLPRHCRIPGVRDSKKIPEREREHLFWEILETALDFGIGIGGVEEIDRLNILEATRHAMRAAVSDLSCRYDLVLIDAVRIPPPPAPQMPIVKGDAKSASIAAASIIAKVVRDKIMLKYHALYPHYGFDRHKGYGTRAHLESLEKYGPSPLHRKSFERVRSLMLPFNDRNGF; translated from the coding sequence ATGCCGATGGATCCCTTTGTCTATGACGAGACCGTGCGGGAGTCCGGCGGTTTCGAGGTGATCGCAGGGATCGATGAGGCGGGCAGAGGCCCCCTGGCAGGGCCCGTCGTCGCCGCCGCCGTCGTGCTGCCCCGCCATTGCCGCATACCCGGCGTCAGGGACTCGAAAAAGATCCCTGAGCGGGAGCGTGAACACCTCTTCTGGGAGATCCTCGAGACGGCTCTCGATTTCGGCATCGGCATCGGGGGCGTCGAAGAGATCGACCGCCTCAATATCCTCGAAGCGACCCGCCACGCGATGCGCGCTGCTGTCAGCGACCTTTCCTGCCGCTATGATCTCGTTCTCATTGACGCTGTCCGCATCCCCCCGCCGCCGGCGCCGCAGATGCCGATCGTCAAGGGCGATGCGAAGAGTGCTTCCATAGCCGCTGCTTCGATCATCGCCAAGGTGGTGCGGGACAAGATCATGCTGAAGTACCACGCCCTCTATCCCCATTACGGCTTCGACCGGCACAAGGGGTACGGGACCAGGGCGCATCTCGAGAGCCTCGAAAAGTACGGACCGAGCCCCCTCCACCGGAAGAGCTTTGAAAGAGTGCGGTCATTAATGCTACCATTTAACGACCGTAACGGTTTCTGA